The following are from one region of the Geoalkalibacter subterraneus genome:
- a CDS encoding transposase, producing MSSKYSKEFKASIIARLLPPNNASVPGLSRETGGPRETLYMWRLQHRRTPQDTAAHGQRSPKYSSKEKLSTVIETASFSETELGEYCPWILPGVVTARCALDPDAQPARQ from the coding sequence ATGAGCAGCAAATATTCCAAAGAGTTTAAGGCCAGTATCATTGCCCGGCTGCTGCCGCCGAACAACGCCAGTGTTCCGGGGTTATCCCGAGAGACCGGAGGACCCAGGGAGACTCTCTACATGTGGCGGCTTCAACATCGCCGTACCCCGCAGGACACGGCGGCACATGGCCAGCGGTCGCCTAAGTACAGCAGCAAAGAGAAGCTGAGCACCGTAATCGAAACCGCCAGCTTCAGCGAAACTGAACTTGGCGAGTACTGCCCATGGATTTTGCCGGGGGTAGTTACAGCTCGATGTGCACTAGATCCTGACGCACAGCCAGCCAGGCAATGA
- the treZ gene encoding malto-oligosyltrehalose trehalohydrolase yields the protein MNEQRSRRLPVGAEIQAEGGVHFRVWAPRQKKTSIVLENGHEVPTVIPMIAESNGYFSCLVPQAGTGSLYRYQFEDGDELYPDPASRFQPEGPEGPSQAIDPAAFTWTDQNWTGLRLSGQVIYEMHIGTFTREGTWEAASRHLQELAATGITLLEILPVAEFAGSFGWGYDGVDLFAPTRLYGTPDDFRRFVDNAHSLGLGVVLDVVYNHFGPVGNFLRSFSLDYFTDRYETEWGEALNFDGVNSAPVRELIICNAGYWIDEFHLDGLRLDATQAIVDRSPRHVVLEIAESARTAAGGRSIVLIGENEPQDVRFVRAPEDGGFGLDALWNDDYHHSAMVVLSGHNEAYYTDHLGAPQEFISAIKWGYLYQGQLYSWQGKRRGTPAFDISPAAFIHFIQNHDQVANSARGERCHTLSSPGRFRAMTALLLLGPQTPMLFQGQEFGASSPFFYFADHHGELGEQVRKGRLHFLEQFRSLRGEAVQNCIPDPAGRQTFERSKVDQGERQTHHEIYCLHRDLLTLRREDAVFRAQRSDWLHGAVLGPEAFVLRFFGGDEGDRLLLVNFGRDLKLAEVPEPLLAPPEESRWELLWSSEAPWYGGGGTPSLETGEYWLVPGHAAVVLAPKRIVMLFKVEGRLGG from the coding sequence ATGAACGAGCAGCGATCACGCAGACTTCCGGTGGGTGCCGAGATTCAGGCGGAAGGCGGGGTGCATTTCCGGGTCTGGGCACCACGCCAGAAGAAGACCTCGATTGTTTTGGAGAACGGGCACGAAGTCCCCACCGTTATACCGATGATTGCCGAGAGCAACGGCTACTTTTCCTGCCTGGTTCCGCAGGCCGGCACCGGATCCCTGTATCGCTATCAGTTCGAAGATGGCGACGAGCTCTATCCCGACCCTGCTTCGCGGTTTCAGCCCGAGGGGCCCGAGGGGCCCTCCCAGGCGATCGATCCCGCCGCCTTCACCTGGACCGACCAGAATTGGACGGGACTGCGATTGTCGGGACAGGTGATTTACGAAATGCACATCGGCACCTTTACCCGGGAGGGAACCTGGGAGGCGGCCTCCCGCCATCTTCAAGAGCTGGCGGCCACCGGAATTACCCTGCTCGAGATTCTGCCGGTCGCCGAGTTCGCCGGTAGCTTCGGCTGGGGCTACGACGGGGTCGACCTCTTCGCTCCGACGAGACTCTACGGCACACCCGACGATTTCCGCCGTTTCGTCGACAACGCCCACAGTCTGGGCCTGGGGGTCGTCCTCGATGTCGTCTACAACCACTTCGGGCCGGTAGGCAATTTTCTGCGCAGTTTTTCCCTCGACTATTTCACCGATCGCTACGAGACCGAATGGGGCGAGGCCCTCAATTTCGACGGGGTCAATTCGGCACCGGTGAGGGAGCTGATTATCTGCAATGCCGGCTATTGGATCGATGAATTTCACCTCGACGGCCTGCGTCTCGATGCAACCCAGGCGATCGTGGACCGCTCGCCGCGCCATGTGGTTCTCGAGATCGCCGAGAGCGCCCGGACGGCCGCCGGTGGCCGCTCAATCGTACTGATCGGTGAGAACGAACCGCAGGATGTGCGCTTCGTCCGCGCTCCCGAGGATGGCGGCTTCGGGCTCGATGCCCTGTGGAACGACGACTACCATCACAGCGCGATGGTGGTACTTTCGGGTCACAACGAGGCCTACTATACCGATCACCTGGGAGCACCGCAGGAGTTCATCTCGGCCATCAAATGGGGCTACCTATATCAGGGTCAGCTTTATTCATGGCAGGGCAAACGACGCGGCACCCCTGCCTTCGATATCTCGCCCGCCGCCTTTATCCACTTTATCCAGAACCACGACCAGGTTGCCAACAGCGCCCGAGGCGAGCGTTGCCACACGCTGAGCTCGCCCGGCCGGTTCCGGGCCATGACGGCGCTGCTGCTGCTCGGGCCGCAGACGCCGATGCTCTTCCAGGGGCAGGAATTCGGGGCTTCGAGCCCGTTTTTCTACTTTGCCGACCACCACGGCGAACTTGGCGAGCAGGTCCGCAAGGGACGGCTGCATTTTCTCGAGCAATTCCGCAGTCTGCGCGGCGAGGCGGTGCAGAACTGCATCCCCGACCCCGCCGGGCGGCAGACTTTCGAGCGCTCAAAGGTCGATCAGGGCGAGCGGCAGACGCACCACGAAATCTACTGTCTCCACCGCGACCTGCTGACGCTGAGACGGGAAGATGCGGTTTTTCGGGCCCAGCGCAGCGACTGGCTGCACGGCGCGGTCCTTGGGCCCGAAGCCTTCGTGCTTCGCTTCTTCGGCGGCGATGAGGGCGATCGGCTGCTGCTGGTCAACTTCGGACGCGACCTCAAACTTGCCGAGGTCCCCGAGCCGCTGCTCGCCCCGCCGGAAGAATCACGCTGGGAATTGCTGTGGTCAAGCGAAGCGCCCTGGTACGGAGGAGGCGGCACTCCTTCCCTGGAGACCGGAGAGTATTGGCTGGTGCCCGGTCATGCGGCGGTGGTGCTGGCGCCCAAACGCATCGTCATGCTGTTCAAGGTCGAAGGACGATTGGGAGGTTGA
- a CDS encoding Hsp20/alpha crystallin family protein, whose amino-acid sequence MVATDLFREMEDLRRKIDNAFRNFGSRGLLTPAFLPGLGTGEFPLVNLSEDEDNVYVQALLPGLESKEVEINVIKGALTISGERKEPDPKGRTWHRRERGAGRFLRAIDIPAMVATDKASAEYRDGILMVTLPKADEAKPKKIAVNFA is encoded by the coding sequence ATGGTAGCAACGGACCTATTCAGAGAAATGGAAGACTTGCGCAGGAAGATCGACAATGCTTTTCGAAATTTTGGTTCGCGTGGGCTGCTGACCCCTGCATTCTTGCCGGGACTTGGTACGGGTGAATTTCCACTAGTCAACTTGAGCGAAGATGAGGACAACGTCTATGTGCAGGCTCTGCTGCCCGGGCTGGAATCCAAGGAGGTCGAAATTAATGTCATTAAAGGGGCTCTGACCATCTCCGGCGAACGCAAGGAACCTGATCCGAAGGGCAGGACTTGGCACCGCCGTGAACGGGGAGCCGGCAGATTTCTTCGTGCTATCGACATCCCCGCCATGGTAGCGACCGACAAAGCTTCGGCTGAATATCGCGACGGCATTCTGATGGTGACCCTGCCGAAAGCGGATGAGGCCAAACCGAAAAAAATCGCTGTGAACTTCGCCTGA
- a CDS encoding zinc metalloprotease HtpX, whose amino-acid sequence MTTPPLWKRHSLLNRLQTLLLLIFLVSYLALIGWLLWGRSGLVWLLLTGAAFALFSPAASPQLIMRVHRARHLAASEAPQLYRLVSELAQRAGLPQPPTLYYLPSAMINAFAVGTRRRAAVAVTAGLLDTLDERELAGVLAHELSHVDNNDIRVMSLADMTTRLTSALSEVGQLLLLLNLPLILVSDTAVIWPVVLIMIFAPQLSALAQLGLSRVREYDADLFAAALTGDPAGLASALVKLERSQRSLWRRVLLPGYHIPEPSLLRTHPPTEERVRRLLELERQANNGKPPPGSLCRPRGWALGGR is encoded by the coding sequence ATGACGACGCCCCCACTCTGGAAGCGACATTCCCTGCTCAACCGCCTGCAGACCCTGCTGCTGCTGATCTTTCTCGTGAGCTATCTGGCTCTGATCGGCTGGCTGCTTTGGGGGCGCAGCGGTCTGGTATGGCTGCTTCTGACCGGTGCGGCGTTCGCCCTGTTCAGTCCGGCAGCATCGCCTCAGCTGATCATGCGTGTGCACCGCGCCCGGCATCTGGCTGCCTCCGAAGCACCTCAGCTCTATCGGCTGGTCTCCGAGTTGGCGCAGCGCGCGGGTCTCCCTCAGCCGCCGACGCTCTATTACCTGCCGAGCGCCATGATTAATGCCTTTGCCGTGGGCACCCGCCGCCGCGCAGCGGTGGCGGTGACTGCCGGTCTGCTCGACACCCTCGATGAGCGGGAGTTGGCTGGGGTGCTTGCCCATGAGCTCAGCCACGTTGACAACAACGACATCCGGGTGATGAGCCTGGCCGATATGACCACCCGCTTGACCAGCGCCCTGTCGGAGGTCGGCCAGCTGCTGCTGTTGCTCAATCTGCCGCTGATTCTCGTTTCCGATACGGCCGTTATCTGGCCGGTGGTGCTGATTATGATCTTCGCCCCCCAGCTCAGCGCCCTGGCCCAGCTGGGCCTGTCGCGGGTGCGCGAATATGACGCCGATCTTTTTGCCGCCGCACTGACCGGCGACCCCGCAGGTCTGGCCAGCGCCCTGGTCAAGCTCGAGCGAAGCCAGCGATCTCTCTGGCGGCGGGTTCTGCTGCCGGGGTACCACATCCCCGAACCGTCCCTTCTCAGAACCCATCCCCCCACCGAGGAGCGGGTGCGCCGACTGCTGGAGCTTGAGCGACAGGCCAACAACGGCAAGCCCCCGCCAGGATCCCTTTGCCGGCCAAGAGGCTGGGCTCTGGGCGGGCGGTAG
- a CDS encoding chaperone modulator CbpM — protein MRKDLLPILSGSLLDDRTTLSLAELSRACTVTAERVIELVEEGILEPQGSEPLHWRFPGSSLRRARTALHLQRDLDINLPGVALALELLDELERLRCELMRLGP, from the coding sequence ATGAGAAAGGATTTGTTGCCGATTCTCAGCGGGAGCCTTCTCGATGATCGGACGACGCTGAGCCTGGCCGAGTTGAGTCGAGCCTGCACCGTGACCGCCGAACGCGTCATCGAACTGGTCGAGGAGGGAATTCTCGAACCACAGGGATCCGAACCTCTCCACTGGCGATTCCCCGGCAGCAGCCTGCGCCGTGCCCGGACCGCCCTGCATCTGCAGCGCGATCTCGACATCAATCTGCCCGGGGTGGCCCTGGCTCTTGAGCTCCTCGACGAGCTCGAACGGCTGCGGTGCGAACTCATGCGACTTGGCCCCTGA
- a CDS encoding amylo-alpha-1,6-glucosidase codes for MRTSHPYLPVTGIRRRFVWNRRTAGGEQLIYREFLVGNGLGGYASGTLAGVCTRRYHGLLVAALPVPMGRVNMLSRCTEELVFDGGRAVRLDGEEPEEGRLLLPGTPLLEYFELRGGLPVWRYRYRDYVVEKSLIMPHRQNTVHLSYYLLEGPRPVEIRLQPFMHFRPQAQEVSCDLNQPYRVEANGHSFKVKAPAGYPDLRLLLHGEQRSFNLTGGAFADAFYRVEKQRGYFAHDRLWTPGHFSACLGPEETVVLVASVEDWDTLRALTPPQAQQAEQVRRQQLVDDAPVCAQAQPAVHLVLASDQFVITPSTRTADAVRAHARGDELRSVIAGYHWFTDWGRDTMISLEGLTLATGRYTEAGYILRTFASYVRDGLIPNMFPEGRNEGVYHTSDATLWFFHAADRYLHTTGDPTTRRLLLPVLREIIQNHIRGTRFGIGVDPADGLLRQGTADLPLTWMDAKAGDWVVTPRRGKAVEINALWFNALNIYAQWLAGCAPNAERDEIVTLIAKVRRSFNRRFWNAELGYLYDVVDGDRGNDAALRPNQIFALALPYPVLERRYWSSVFAAVRRHLETPAGLRTLAPGHPDYQRRYAGDVLARDAAYHQGTVWPWLAGLYVDSWLRVHPHERSRARRYIEQIMTHLDDTCIGSISEVFDAEPPFLPKGCVSQAWSVAEVLRAWIKVSEGDPGGSCPEKDV; via the coding sequence TTGAGGACTTCGCACCCCTACCTGCCGGTGACCGGCATCCGCCGGCGGTTTGTCTGGAACCGCCGTACAGCCGGTGGCGAGCAGCTTATCTATCGCGAATTTCTGGTCGGTAACGGCCTGGGGGGATATGCCAGCGGCACCCTGGCAGGGGTCTGCACCCGACGCTACCACGGTCTGCTGGTAGCCGCTCTGCCGGTACCGATGGGACGTGTGAATATGCTCTCACGCTGTACCGAAGAGCTGGTCTTCGACGGGGGGCGTGCGGTGCGGCTGGACGGCGAGGAGCCCGAAGAGGGTCGGCTGTTGCTGCCCGGAACGCCGCTTCTCGAATACTTCGAGCTGCGGGGGGGATTGCCCGTGTGGCGCTACCGCTACCGCGACTATGTGGTTGAAAAAAGCCTGATTATGCCTCACAGGCAGAATACTGTCCATCTCAGCTACTATTTGCTCGAGGGGCCGCGACCGGTGGAGATTCGCCTGCAGCCGTTCATGCATTTTCGTCCCCAGGCGCAGGAGGTTTCCTGCGACCTGAACCAACCCTACCGCGTCGAGGCCAATGGCCATTCCTTCAAGGTCAAGGCGCCCGCCGGCTATCCGGACCTGCGGCTTCTGCTGCATGGTGAACAGCGAAGCTTCAACCTTACCGGCGGAGCCTTTGCCGACGCCTTCTACCGCGTTGAGAAGCAGCGCGGCTATTTTGCTCATGATCGCCTGTGGACGCCTGGCCACTTCAGTGCGTGTCTCGGGCCAGAAGAAACGGTGGTGCTGGTGGCCTCTGTCGAGGACTGGGACACCTTGCGCGCCCTTACCCCGCCGCAGGCGCAGCAAGCCGAGCAGGTGCGGCGCCAGCAGCTGGTCGACGACGCTCCGGTCTGCGCCCAGGCGCAGCCGGCAGTCCACTTGGTACTGGCTTCGGACCAGTTCGTGATCACGCCGAGCACGCGCACTGCCGACGCGGTGCGCGCCCATGCCCGCGGCGATGAGTTGCGCTCGGTGATCGCAGGCTATCACTGGTTCACCGACTGGGGCCGGGACACGATGATCAGCCTCGAGGGACTCACCCTGGCCACCGGACGCTATACCGAGGCCGGCTACATCCTGCGCACCTTTGCCAGCTACGTTCGTGACGGACTGATTCCCAACATGTTCCCCGAGGGCAGGAATGAAGGTGTCTATCACACCAGCGACGCGACCCTGTGGTTCTTTCACGCCGCCGACCGCTATCTGCACACCACCGGCGACCCGACCACCAGACGGCTGCTGTTGCCGGTGCTGCGTGAGATCATTCAGAATCACATCCGCGGCACCCGCTTCGGCATCGGAGTCGATCCGGCTGATGGCCTGCTGCGACAGGGAACGGCCGACCTGCCTCTGACCTGGATGGACGCCAAGGCCGGCGACTGGGTCGTGACGCCGCGGCGCGGCAAGGCGGTAGAGATTAACGCCTTGTGGTTCAACGCTCTCAATATCTACGCCCAGTGGCTTGCCGGCTGCGCCCCCAACGCCGAGCGCGACGAGATCGTGACTCTGATTGCAAAGGTGCGACGATCCTTCAACCGGCGGTTCTGGAATGCCGAACTCGGCTATCTCTACGACGTGGTTGACGGCGACCGGGGCAATGACGCGGCCCTGCGCCCTAACCAGATCTTCGCCCTGGCCCTGCCTTATCCCGTACTCGAACGCCGCTACTGGTCCAGCGTATTCGCGGCGGTGCGCCGCCACCTCGAAACACCGGCTGGCCTGCGCACACTGGCGCCGGGTCATCCCGACTACCAGCGTCGTTACGCCGGCGACGTCCTCGCCCGCGATGCCGCATACCACCAAGGAACTGTCTGGCCTTGGCTCGCCGGTCTCTATGTCGATTCCTGGCTGCGGGTCCACCCGCATGAACGCTCCCGGGCCCGACGCTATATCGAGCAGATCATGACTCACCTCGACGACACCTGCATCGGGTCGATCAGCGAGGTTTTCGATGCGGAGCCGCCATTTTTGCCTAAGGGCTGCGTCTCGCAGGCCTGGAGCGTCGCCGAAGTGTTGCGAGCCTGGATCAAAGTCTCCGAAGGCGATCCCGGCGGGTCCTGCCCGGAAAAGGATGTCTAG
- a CDS encoding Hsp20/alpha crystallin family protein yields MNVKNQMSWRRGERPLSGRMNRSDLMMELRHEIDRLFAEFIRTHDMGAENLLAESGNFVPTLDIKENEREVLVTVELPGMDEKNIEATYGEGMLTIRGEKREEKDDRQTQYYHAERHFGSFLRRIPITAEIDDERIEARYRKGVLEIRLPKSEAARQNRRKIEIRQG; encoded by the coding sequence ATGAACGTGAAGAATCAGATGTCCTGGCGCCGTGGCGAACGCCCCTTGAGTGGGAGAATGAACCGCAGTGATCTGATGATGGAACTGCGGCACGAAATCGACCGGCTTTTCGCCGAATTCATCCGCACCCACGATATGGGTGCGGAGAATCTTCTGGCCGAGTCGGGAAATTTCGTGCCGACACTCGACATCAAGGAAAACGAGCGCGAGGTGCTCGTGACGGTAGAACTCCCTGGCATGGATGAAAAAAATATTGAGGCGACCTATGGCGAAGGCATGCTGACCATCCGCGGCGAAAAGCGCGAAGAGAAGGATGACCGGCAGACACAATATTACCATGCTGAACGTCATTTCGGCTCGTTTCTGCGCCGGATTCCCATCACCGCCGAGATAGATGATGAACGGATCGAGGCACGCTACCGCAAAGGGGTTCTTGAGATTCGCCTGCCCAAGTCGGAGGCGGCCAGGCAGAACCGGCGCAAAATCGAGATCAGACAGGGCTGA
- the ftsH gene encoding ATP-dependent zinc metalloprotease FtsH: MEKKTRFSIWYVLIAFWLVLLIQNLIVTQYGPRRIAYSEFLDALEEGRIIEVAVSGDVVSGQMRAAGDNQQSPLAFVTHRVEPELAQKLAQQNVKFRGEPKSTILRDLLSWIIPVFLFFGLWLLLMRRFSPGSPMLEFGKSKARVYAEQDIDTRFEDVAGAEEAKEELAEIVEFLKSPERFESLGGRMPKGVLLVGPPGTGKTLLARAVAGEAGIPFFSISGSDFVEMFVGVGAARVRELFRQSREKAPCIIFIDELDAIGKARGAVTVGGHDERENTLNQLLVEMDGFDPRSGVVILAATNRPEILDLALLRAGRFDRQILVDRPDLRGREAILRVHTRKIALGEDVDLNVIARKTPGFSGADLANIVNEAALLAARKNKRQVEMSDFDEAIDRVTAGLEKKNRLINAKEREIVAYHETGHALVAAFTPGAEPVHKISIVPRGLAALGYTQQLPTEERYLMTRGELLGKIDVLLGGRVAEMLVFCDVSTGAHNDLQRATDIAQAMLEEYGMGNTLGLATYPRRRGNVLLGEQIPSPGGKPYSEATAARLDEEVRALLAEREQSVRALLESWRELLEKIARRVLEVEVIDEKTFNDLIGRKEEG, encoded by the coding sequence ATGGAGAAAAAAACCCGCTTTTCCATCTGGTATGTCCTGATCGCCTTCTGGCTGGTCCTGTTGATCCAGAACCTGATCGTCACCCAATATGGCCCCCGCAGAATCGCCTACAGCGAATTTCTGGACGCCCTGGAGGAGGGGCGCATTATCGAGGTGGCGGTCAGCGGCGATGTCGTCTCCGGCCAGATGCGGGCGGCGGGAGACAACCAGCAGAGTCCGCTGGCTTTCGTGACCCATCGGGTCGAGCCGGAACTGGCGCAGAAGCTCGCACAGCAAAACGTGAAATTTCGGGGGGAACCCAAGAGCACCATCCTGCGCGATCTACTGTCATGGATCATCCCGGTTTTTCTCTTTTTCGGCTTGTGGCTGCTGCTGATGCGCAGATTCAGCCCAGGATCGCCCATGCTGGAATTCGGCAAGAGCAAGGCTCGGGTCTATGCGGAACAGGATATCGATACCCGGTTCGAGGATGTCGCCGGTGCCGAAGAGGCCAAGGAGGAACTCGCCGAGATTGTCGAGTTCCTCAAGAGTCCAGAACGCTTTGAGAGTTTGGGCGGACGCATGCCGAAAGGGGTGCTTCTGGTCGGCCCGCCGGGTACCGGCAAGACCCTGCTGGCGCGGGCGGTTGCCGGCGAGGCTGGCATCCCCTTTTTTTCCATCAGCGGCTCGGATTTCGTCGAGATGTTCGTCGGCGTCGGTGCCGCCCGGGTACGCGAGCTGTTCAGGCAGTCGCGGGAAAAAGCACCGTGCATCATCTTTATCGATGAACTCGATGCCATCGGCAAGGCCAGAGGGGCCGTCACCGTCGGCGGCCACGACGAGCGCGAGAACACTCTCAACCAGCTACTGGTGGAAATGGACGGCTTCGATCCACGCAGCGGTGTGGTGATTCTGGCTGCGACCAATCGCCCGGAAATCCTCGACCTGGCTCTGCTGCGCGCCGGTCGCTTCGATCGCCAGATCCTGGTGGACCGACCCGATCTCAGGGGACGCGAGGCAATCCTGCGGGTACACACCCGTAAAATCGCGCTGGGCGAGGATGTCGATCTGAACGTTATCGCCCGCAAGACGCCCGGCTTCTCCGGCGCCGACCTGGCCAACATCGTCAACGAGGCGGCACTGCTGGCCGCCCGCAAGAACAAGCGGCAGGTCGAGATGAGTGATTTCGACGAGGCCATCGACCGGGTCACGGCGGGGCTCGAGAAGAAAAACCGCCTGATCAACGCCAAAGAGCGCGAGATTGTCGCCTACCACGAAACCGGTCACGCCCTGGTCGCAGCCTTCACCCCCGGCGCGGAGCCGGTGCACAAAATCTCCATCGTCCCCCGTGGACTTGCGGCCCTGGGGTATACCCAGCAGCTTCCCACTGAGGAGCGCTATCTCATGACCCGCGGGGAGTTGCTGGGGAAGATCGACGTCCTGCTGGGCGGCCGGGTCGCAGAGATGCTGGTTTTCTGCGATGTTTCCACCGGCGCGCACAACGATCTTCAACGGGCCACCGACATCGCCCAGGCTATGCTCGAGGAGTACGGCATGGGCAATACGCTGGGGCTGGCCACCTATCCACGCCGGCGCGGCAACGTCCTTCTCGGCGAGCAGATTCCATCACCGGGCGGCAAGCCATACAGCGAGGCGACCGCCGCGCGGCTCGACGAGGAAGTTCGCGCGCTGCTGGCCGAACGCGAGCAGAGCGTACGCGCCCTGCTTGAGAGCTGGCGCGAGTTGTTGGAAAAGATCGCCCGGCGGGTGCTGGAGGTGGAAGTGATCGATGAGAAAACTTTCAACGACCTGATCGGCAGGAAAGAGGAAGGCTGA
- a CDS encoding Hsp20/alpha crystallin family protein produces MTNQELSPRNETSPVRRTTGSYAVPAVDIYETEDNLTLVADMPGAKRENLDIDFERGFLTIRAWVEATERGQTKWQEFALTDYYRQFQLLEDIDTERASAELKNGVLTVVMPKAAASRPQRIAIKS; encoded by the coding sequence ATGACTAATCAAGAATTATCCCCTCGCAATGAAACGTCACCTGTCCGCCGCACGACCGGCAGTTACGCGGTGCCGGCAGTCGATATTTACGAAACGGAGGACAACCTGACCCTGGTGGCCGACATGCCGGGCGCGAAACGCGAAAATCTCGATATCGACTTCGAGCGCGGTTTCCTGACCATCAGAGCTTGGGTGGAGGCGACCGAAAGAGGCCAGACAAAATGGCAGGAATTCGCTCTGACAGATTATTACCGTCAGTTTCAGCTACTTGAGGACATCGACACGGAGAGGGCCTCGGCCGAACTCAAAAACGGGGTCCTGACCGTCGTCATGCCTAAAGCCGCGGCCAGCCGCCCGCAACGCATCGCCATTAAATCATGA
- a CDS encoding DnaJ C-terminal domain-containing protein: MEYKDYYHILGIAKNASQDEIKRAYRKLTRKYHPDVSREKDAEKKFKEVGEAYEVLKDPEKRAAYDRLGANWQQGQDFRPPPGWTKEEFSFGGGFTDGNTEGFSDFFESLFGGRFDSRRRSTGRRATYRRRGEDFHGRLVIDLEDAFRGATRTVTMEVPETGHNGLPRIRSKEIRVRIPPGVTEGQHIRLPGQGGELPSGSAGDLFLEIVFRPHPFYRVDGRDLYLDLPVAPWEAALGARVKVPTPGGVVDLQIPANSADGKRLRLKGRGLPGEPAGHLYVNLKIVLPPANNAKAKELYRKMERELAFNPRAALGV; this comes from the coding sequence ATGGAATATAAAGACTACTACCACATCCTCGGGATCGCGAAAAACGCTTCGCAGGATGAGATCAAGCGGGCTTACCGCAAGCTCACCCGCAAATACCATCCCGACGTAAGCAGGGAGAAGGATGCCGAGAAAAAGTTCAAAGAGGTCGGCGAGGCCTACGAGGTGCTGAAAGACCCCGAGAAGCGTGCGGCCTACGACCGGCTCGGCGCCAATTGGCAGCAAGGACAGGATTTCCGCCCCCCACCCGGCTGGACCAAGGAGGAGTTTTCCTTCGGCGGCGGGTTCACCGACGGCAACACGGAAGGTTTCAGCGACTTCTTTGAATCGCTGTTCGGCGGCCGCTTCGACTCGAGACGCCGCTCGACCGGGAGGCGCGCCACTTATCGCCGACGCGGTGAGGACTTTCATGGCCGCCTCGTCATCGACCTGGAAGATGCCTTTCGCGGTGCGACCCGCACGGTGACGATGGAGGTTCCCGAAACGGGGCATAACGGCCTGCCGCGTATCCGGTCAAAAGAAATTCGGGTACGCATCCCGCCGGGGGTCACCGAGGGCCAGCATATCCGACTACCGGGCCAGGGAGGTGAACTGCCTAGCGGCAGTGCCGGCGATCTCTTTCTCGAGATCGTCTTCCGCCCTCACCCATTCTATCGGGTTGACGGCAGAGATCTCTATCTCGACCTGCCGGTCGCCCCTTGGGAGGCGGCGTTGGGAGCCAGAGTCAAAGTCCCCACACCCGGGGGGGTAGTCGATTTGCAGATCCCGGCCAATTCGGCCGATGGCAAACGACTGCGTCTCAAGGGGCGGGGACTGCCGGGCGAACCGGCGGGCCATCTTTACGTGAATCTCAAGATCGTTCTGCCGCCGGCGAACAACGCCAAGGCAAAAGAACTCTATCGCAAGATGGAGCGCGAGCTTGCCTTCAACCCCCGGGCCGCGCTCGGAGTCTGA
- a CDS encoding YfdX family protein has protein sequence MKNRLLKLLIIAISFLGLALTGPVMADDNESPDKPEAQSEATQAVQTSVAKEAEGKTAEQRKRILAEASAAIAETRKALKALDEKKPDDALKALELATGKLALIVARDPDLALAPVDVRVTSYDIYAKVETIEEAIKKAEDYLEDGEVQKARHLVANLASEIVIETVNIPLATYPDAILEVAPLIDEGKLEEARRALQMALNTLVVVEEEVLPLPVVRAEAILKEAEKLAENQGRSEKDNKQLESLLDEAQTQLKIAQLLGYGDKKAFKPMYEQLDEIRKKTEGGKHGKGFFDKIKQQISNFLADKKPSEKDDLAPAESQNEKAE, from the coding sequence ATGAAAAACAGGCTGCTGAAATTGTTGATCATTGCAATCTCGTTTCTGGGTCTTGCCCTCACCGGTCCAGTAATGGCCGACGACAATGAATCGCCGGACAAGCCCGAGGCCCAATCCGAAGCGACCCAGGCGGTACAGACCTCGGTGGCAAAAGAAGCGGAGGGCAAGACCGCCGAGCAGCGTAAGCGCATCCTGGCCGAAGCCAGCGCCGCGATTGCAGAGACCAGAAAAGCCCTGAAGGCCCTTGACGAGAAAAAGCCCGACGACGCCCTGAAAGCGTTGGAGTTGGCCACCGGTAAGCTGGCACTGATCGTTGCTCGGGACCCTGACCTTGCCTTGGCGCCGGTAGATGTCAGGGTAACGTCTTACGATATTTATGCCAAAGTCGAGACCATCGAAGAAGCGATCAAGAAGGCCGAGGACTATCTTGAAGACGGCGAAGTGCAAAAGGCCAGGCACTTGGTGGCAAATCTTGCCAGCGAAATCGTGATCGAAACCGTTAACATCCCGCTGGCCACCTACCCGGATGCCATCTTAGAAGTCGCGCCATTGATCGATGAGGGCAAGCTAGAGGAGGCCAGGAGGGCCTTGCAGATGGCTCTCAACACTCTGGTGGTTGTCGAAGAGGAGGTGCTTCCGCTGCCGGTGGTACGCGCCGAGGCCATTCTGAAAGAGGCAGAAAAACTGGCCGAAAACCAAGGGCGTAGCGAAAAGGACAACAAACAACTGGAATCGCTGCTGGACGAGGCGCAGACCCAGTTGAAAATAGCTCAATTGCTCGGCTATGGCGACAAGAAGGCCTTCAAACCTATGTACGAACAACTGGATGAAATCAGGAAGAAAACAGAGGGAGGCAAGCACGGGAAGGGATTTTTCGACAAGATCAAGCAGCAAATTTCCAACTTCCTTGCCGACAAAAAGCCGTCTGAGAAGGACGACCTAGCTCCTGCCGAGTCGCAGAACGAGAAAGCCGAGTAA